The DNA window AAACTGCTTAACGGCACTTACGGTACCAAATCAATGCAGATTGGTGCGGACAACGGTGAAGCGGTCATGCTGTCTCTAAAAGATATGCGTTCAGATAACCAGATGATGGGTGGTGTTAGTTATCAAGCAGAAGAAGGGAAAGACAAAAACTGGACCGTTTCTGCGGGTGACAACGACTTGACCATCTCTCTGACCGACACGTTTGGCAACGAGCAAGAGATCAACATCAACGCCAAAGCGGGTGATGATATCGAAGAGCTGGCTACCTACATCAATGGTCAAACCGACCTGCTGAAAGCCTCAGTCGGTGAAGGCGGCAAACTGCAAATTTTCGCAGGCACCAACAAAGTTGATGGCGAGATCTCTTTCTCCGGTGGTCTAGCGGGAGAGCTAGGTATCGGTGAAGGCAAAAAAGTGACGGTAGACACCATTGACGTGACCAGCGTGCAAGGTGCGCAAGAGTCGGTAGCGATTCTCGATGCTGCGCTGAAATACGTGGATAGTCACCGCGCAGAGCTGGGTGCGTTCCAGAACCGTTTCAACCACGCAATCAGCAACTTGGACAACATCAATGAGAAACGTGAACGCGTCGAAGAGCCGTATCAAAGATACCGACTTCGCGAAAGAGACGACTCAATTGACCAAAACACAAATTCTGTCGCAAGCATCCAGTTCGATTCTTGCTCAGGCGAAACAAGCGCCAAACTCAGCGCTCAGCCTACTGGGTTAACGGAGATTGAGAAAAAGCTAAGTAGTTACTTAGCTTTTTTTCCTTAACTAGCAACAATTTCGACATGACGTATATGTCTGGTTTAGCACAAGACGAAAGGAGAGGGATATCGCATAAATGGTTTCAATAAATACCAACGTGTCTGCGATGGTCGCCCAGCGATATCTGGGTAACGCGGCAAGCGAGGTGGCTGAAACCCAAAAAAATCTGAGTTCCGGATCAAGAATCAATAGTGCAAGTGATGATGCTGCAGGCATGCAAATCGCCAATACCTTACATGTACAACTGCGAGGTTTGGATATGGCACTGACCAATGCAAATAATGCCTACTCAGTGGCACAAACCGCTGAAGGGGCATTGCAGGAAAGTAGTGCGATACTGCAGAGATTACGATCGCTCTCTTTGCAATCCGCTAACGGCTCGAATACCGACGATGATCGTCAGAGTATGCAGCAGGAAACGGTGATGCTAAAAGATGAACTGGATAGAATCGCTAGAACCACTACTTTTGCTGGTGCTGAGTTGTTTAACGGCAAATTTGGTTCTAAAAGTTTTCATCTTGGTGCGAATGCAAACTCCATCTCACTGACATTAAATAATATGCGTACCCAGACTCCTGAAATGGGCGGGCGTCACTATCTGGCAGATGTGAGTCTCCCCCCTGATTGGCAAGTCGCAAAAGATTCTCGGCAACTCAATTTTACTTATCAGGATGCGGGTGATGAGGAGCAAAAGATACAGCTTTCCTTAAAGCCCGGAGATAATCTTGAAGAAGTTGCGACTTATATCAACGCACATCAAGATGTCGTGAACTCATCGGTAACCGAAGATGGCAGATTGCAGTTTTATGTATCAAATCGCGATGCGCCAGATGGAGTAGAGATAAGCGGCAGTTTTAACAGTGAGGTAGATATTGAGGAGCATCACGAGATTACTCTCGATGATCTTGATATCAGTACAGTGGGTAACGCTCAACTTGCAGTCGCCGTGTTAGATAGTGCAATTAAATACGTTGATTCTCATCGGAGTGAAATTGGTGGTTTTCAGAACCGAGTATCAGGAACAATGGACAACTTGCAAAATATCCATCGTAATGTCACTGCATCAAGAGGAAGGATAGCGGACGCCGACTTTGCTAGAGAGTCAACTGCTTTAGTAAAATCTCAGTTCCGTCAGCAAGCCACCTCCGCCTTATTGGCTCAGGCCAAGCAATCACCAAGCAGTGCGATAGGGTTACTGGCATAAACAAAAAAACGCTGCAATGTGCAGCGTTTTTTATGTTCAGTTCTAAGTAAAATAATTACTTAGTTACGCGCAGTACAGGCGTTTCACCGACAACCACTGAACCAGAAAGTTTGTTCAACTCTTTGATTTCATCCATGTTAGAGATAACAACAGGAGTCAGAGTCGATTTTGCTTTCTCCTCAAGAAGCGCAAGATCGAACTCAATCACAGTGTCACCTGCTTTTACCGTTTGACCTTCTTCTGCGATACGCTTGAAGCCTTCACCTTTTAGCTCAACGGTATCAATACCAAAGTGAACGAAAAGCTCAACACCCTCGTCAGACTCGATAGAGAATGCGTGGTTTGTTTCGAAGATCTTACCGATAGTACCGTTTACAGGAGCAACCATCTTGTTGCCTGCTGGTTTGATAGCGATACCATCGCCTACGATTTTCTCAGCAAAAACAACATCTGGCACATCTTCAATGTTTACGATTTCACCAGACAAAGGTGCGATGATCTCGATTGCGCCAGCATCAGCGCTGTCATCAGATACAAGCTTCTTAAGTTTATCAAACAGACCCATTGTGTCATGCTCCTAAGGTTTAGTTTTATTCTGTCGAATTATAGTATACCAATCCGAGTTGTTAGACGACTTTTTTTAGTCGCCTAACGTATTCTATAAACTCGAATTTTGGCTGCAGATTACTTCGCGTGCACTGCGATGAATTTTTCTACACACGCTTCAATTTCTGCTGCGGTTGGCAAGGCTAGTGCTTCTTCGGCCATTGCTTTGACTGCTGCAAAATTTGCGTTGCGGATTACTTTCTTCACTTTCGGAATTGAGATACCGCTCATAGAGAACTCATCTAGCCCCATACCTAATAGTAGTAGAGTTGCGCGTTCATCACCCGCTAATTCGCCACACATGCCAGTCCATTTGCCTTCAGCATGAGATGCATCAATAACTTGTTTGATAACAGTCAGCACTGCTGGTGAAAGTGGGTTGTAAAGATGAGAGATCATCTCATTACCACGGTCAACTGCGAGTGTGTACTGGGTCAGATCGTTGGTGCCGATTGAGAAGAATGACACTTCTTTGGCTAGGTGGTGTGCAATCGCTGCGGCTGCTGGCGTCTCAACCATAACACCGATTTCGATGTTCTCGTCAAAAGCCAAACCTTCAGTACGCAGTTCTGCTTTGTACTCTTCGATCGCTTCTTTCAGCGCGCGAATTTCTTCAACAGAGATGATCATTGGGAACATGATACGCAGCTTACCGTGTGCCGATGCACGCAGAATACCACGCAACTGGTCACGTAGAATTTCACGACGATCCAAGCTGATACGTACCGCGCGCCAGCCAAGGAACGGGTTCATCTCTTTAGGTAGGTCCATATACGGCAGATCTTTGTCGCCACCGATATCCATAGTACGGATAATCACCGCTTGACCTTCCATTGCTTGCGCAACTTCTTTGTACGCTTGATACTGCTCTTCTTCAGTCGGCAGTGCGTCGCGGTCCATGAACAAAAACTCGGTACGATAGAGACCAACACCTTCACCGCCATTGCGGATGATGCCGTCACAGTCTTTCACTGTACCGATATTGCCGCATACTTCTACACGATGGCCGTCTAGAGTTTCAGCATGTAGATCTTTCAGTTTCGCCAGCTCTTCTTTCTCAGCCAAGAACGCCGCTTTGACCGCTTTGGCTTCTTCAAGCTCGTCGTCAGTTGGATTAACAATGATCTTGTTGTTCATTGCATCGAGAATCAGCATGTCGCCGTTTTTCACTTGCGCAGTGATGTTGTTGGTACCAACGATCGCAGGCAATTCAAGAGAGCGAGCCATGATGGATGTGTGGGAGGTACGACCACCAATATCACAAGCAAAACCCAACACGTAGTTTAGGTTGATTTGTGCCGTTTCAGACGGTGTTAGGTCGTAAGCCACCAGAATAACTTCTTCATTGATGTCACTCAGTGACACAATGTTGATGCCTAGGGCGTTTTTAACGAAACGAGAACCGATATCGCGGATATCCGTGGCACGTTCTTTCAGGTACTCATCATCAAGAGACTCAAGCGCCATTGCCTGTTCCTCGATAACGGTATGAATTGCGTTATCTGCCGTCATCTTGTCATTCTTAATGAGCGCTAGGATCTCTTCTTCTAGCTCTTCATCTTCAAGAAGCATGATGTGACCTTCGAAGATCGCTTCCTTCTCTTCACCAAACGTTTCCAACGCTTTCTGCTTGATGGTTTCTAGCTGAGCAGAAGATTTAGAACGGGCATCGTAGAAACGCTTAATTTCAGCGTCTACTTGCTCTGCGGTGATAGTGTTAGTGTTTAGGACAATTTCATCTTCTTGAAGTAGTAGTGCTTTACCAATTGCAATACCAGGAGATGCCAGGATGCCTGAAATCATAGCCTTACCTTAAGTTGGTCAAAC is part of the Vibrio cidicii genome and encodes:
- the crr gene encoding PTS glucose transporter subunit IIA, with the protein product MGLFDKLKKLVSDDSADAGAIEIIAPLSGEIVNIEDVPDVVFAEKIVGDGIAIKPAGNKMVAPVNGTIGKIFETNHAFSIESDEGVELFVHFGIDTVELKGEGFKRIAEEGQTVKAGDTVIEFDLALLEEKAKSTLTPVVISNMDEIKELNKLSGSVVVGETPVLRVTK
- a CDS encoding flagellin → MVSINTNVSAMVAQRYLGNAASEVAETQKNLSSGSRINSASDDAAGMQIANTLHVQLRGLDMALTNANNAYSVAQTAEGALQESSAILQRLRSLSLQSANGSNTDDDRQSMQQETVMLKDELDRIARTTTFAGAELFNGKFGSKSFHLGANANSISLTLNNMRTQTPEMGGRHYLADVSLPPDWQVAKDSRQLNFTYQDAGDEEQKIQLSLKPGDNLEEVATYINAHQDVVNSSVTEDGRLQFYVSNRDAPDGVEISGSFNSEVDIEEHHEITLDDLDISTVGNAQLAVAVLDSAIKYVDSHRSEIGGFQNRVSGTMDNLQNIHRNVTASRGRIADADFARESTALVKSQFRQQATSALLAQAKQSPSSAIGLLA
- the ptsI gene encoding phosphoenolpyruvate-protein phosphotransferase PtsI codes for the protein MISGILASPGIAIGKALLLQEDEIVLNTNTITAEQVDAEIKRFYDARSKSSAQLETIKQKALETFGEEKEAIFEGHIMLLEDEELEEEILALIKNDKMTADNAIHTVIEEQAMALESLDDEYLKERATDIRDIGSRFVKNALGINIVSLSDINEEVILVAYDLTPSETAQINLNYVLGFACDIGGRTSHTSIMARSLELPAIVGTNNITAQVKNGDMLILDAMNNKIIVNPTDDELEEAKAVKAAFLAEKEELAKLKDLHAETLDGHRVEVCGNIGTVKDCDGIIRNGGEGVGLYRTEFLFMDRDALPTEEEQYQAYKEVAQAMEGQAVIIRTMDIGGDKDLPYMDLPKEMNPFLGWRAVRISLDRREILRDQLRGILRASAHGKLRIMFPMIISVEEIRALKEAIEEYKAELRTEGLAFDENIEIGVMVETPAAAAIAHHLAKEVSFFSIGTNDLTQYTLAVDRGNEMISHLYNPLSPAVLTVIKQVIDASHAEGKWTGMCGELAGDERATLLLLGMGLDEFSMSGISIPKVKKVIRNANFAAVKAMAEEALALPTAAEIEACVEKFIAVHAK